ATGGCGACGCAAAGGCTCGTCCTGTGGCGGTGGCATCGTATGGAATCTGCTGGATGTGCGGCCGGGCGCTGGTTGGGGAATCATCGATGTAAACGGCGTTCCCAAAAGCTCTTTGCATGGCCTCGCTCGCGTGCTTCAGCCGGTGCAAGTGCTAATCACGGACGAAGGCCTCGACGGGCTCGATCTTCATCTCGTGAACGAAACGGCGCACGACATCCGCGCCCGTGTGGTGCTCAATTGCTTGCGCGATGGCGCAGTCAAAGTGGCGGGCGGTTCGTGCGAGATGATGTTGCCCGCTCGGGGCGTCGAGCGAATCAACTCGAATGCTCTCTTGGGCGCGTTCTTCGATACGACCTATGCCTATCGCTTCGGCCCACGCGCTCACGATGCGACTCACGTCGTTTTAAGCGACATCGCCACAGGTGAAGTATTGTCTGAGGCTTTTCACTTTCCTGATCTCGGCGTTGCAGACCGCCGAGATCCTGGCCTCAGCGTGAATGTCGAGAAGCATGCTGCGGGATGGTGCCTCGACATAACCACCACGCGACTCGCGCGCTGGGTACATGTCGACGACCCCAACTACTATGCGGAAGTCGACTGGTTTCATCTCGCGCCTGGAAGCACGCGACGCGTTCCGCTCGTCGCACGGCGCCCCGACGTCTCATCGAAGCCGGAAGGCGAAGTCTTTTCATTGAATGGGATTGCGGGTACGTTGTATAGAGCGTGAGGCGCTTCTACTGGTTGCTCTACGGCGCTTCTTTTGGGTGATCACTCTGAGGAACGCCATACAGCGCATCTAATGCGTGTGAAAATTGCTCTGCGCACCCAATGCGCAGTAGAAACTTGTCGATACGAATCATCTCTATCATGCCTTCCGCTTCAATGATTCGATAGAGCGCCCCGGATTCGTTCATGATGCCGACCCGCATGCACGAGCGCGGCCCCGGCAAGCAGGTCGCGTGTTTCGACACGAAGTCCAGGATCTGCGCATCGAGCGCCGATCTGGCTGCGCCATTGATCAGATGGCTGCGCATGCGGGTTCGTTACTTTCGGACCTGCTCACAATAGCACGGCTCACTAGAGTCGCCACTATCAAACAGCGACCGAACGCGTTGCAGACTACTTCCACGCGTACCGGAGACCTACCCAAATGCCACGGGGCGCGCCCACGCCCAGGAACTGTTCATTCGTCGTATCAGTTCCGCTGAATGTATGGTTAGGTCCATTGAAGGCGTTCTCGCCGAGTATGGCAAAGCTCGCATAGCGCTTGTTCAGAAGATTCTTCACCGTTGCATAGATCTGCAACTGCTTCGTCACGCTATAAGTCGTATCGAGGTCGATCAGGAAGTAGCCTGCGACGCTGCCATTCACATCCTGATTATTCTCGTCCCCGCGCGCGAAGAAATTGCTCCGGTATGTCAGGTTGCTACCGACATTCCAACGCGAGACCGGCGTGTAATCGACGCGAAGCTTCACCGTATTAGACGGGATGCCGGGAATGCGGTCACCCGAATGCACGGTAATGTTGCCGTCACCGTCCGCGCTCGAATTGCTGGGGCTATGCTCGACCCACGTCGAGCGATAAGTCGCGTCGACATAGCTATAGCTCGCGCCGACGCTAACGGGCCCCCATTGCGTCCGGCCTGCAAGCTCGAAGCCCTGGCGACGCGTCTTGCCCACGTTCTGGAAATACCCGAGCGTGCTCGAGGCGCCTTGGCTGCTGACGAACTGAATATCATCCGACAGCGTCGTGCTGTATGCCGCAGCGCTCCAGGTTGTCGCGTTGCCGATCCGGCCGCGCGCACCGACTTCGAATGTACGCGAGATCACCGGCTTGAGGTCCGGGTCTGCAATGAAGTCATTCGGTAGAGAGCAAGGTGCATTGGGATCCGCGCAAGCGAGTTCGATGGCAGTGGGCGAGCGCATGCCTTCGTTGTACGTGGCGTACGCGGTAAGCCATGACGTCGGATTCCAGTTGAAGCCAATAGCGGGGTTGAAACGCGAGAACGTGTGTTTTCCGTCGAGCAAAGGCTGCACACCGCTTTCATCGCCGATAGTCGCTTTGGACCAGTTGTATCGTCCCGCCAGCGTCATCGACCATTGCTCGGTGAAGGAGAACGTGTTCTCGAAGTAGATGCCCCAGTTCTCGTTGCGCGTCCTCGCGTTCGTGCCGGAAACGAACGGGCCTATGCCAAGCGTCGCGCGAGTGTCCGCGAATTCCGCCGGCTGTGTCGCTTGCGTGAAGTGGGTGTTGGCAAAGTCGCCTGCCGCGCCGAGAACAAGTTGGTTGTCTTTGCCGAATAGCTTGTTCAGCAGTGTAAGTTGGAGGCTCGCGCCATAACTGTCGGTCAGTACGACCGATTGCTGATTGGTCGCCTGTACGAGGTCGATATCGTTTTCGCCGCCGCCCGTGCCCGGGTTGTAGTCGTCATTGACATTGCTGCTCGTGTTCTTGTTGCGATAGTGCCGGTAATAGACGTTTCCACTCAGCTCCACGTTGGGCGACAGATAGCGCTCGGCATTGATCGTGATATAGCCGAGTTGGTTCTCGTTCGTGTCGGGATAGGTGTACGCCTGGCGAAAGTTGTCGAGAAACGACCGGGGGATGGTTTGCGATCCGCTGAGCGTATTGTCGGCGCCGCCCATCGACACCGACACAGTGGTATCGGCATCGGTGTACCGCAGTTTCCCGAATGCCTGACGCAAGCGGCTCGAATTGTGCTCGGCCCAGCCGTTGTCATTCGTGATGTTTGCCGTGAAGTAATAGTCGAGGTGATCGCCTATCGCACCGCCCTGTTCGAACTGCGCCGCCTTCCTTCCCCAGGATCCGCCGCTTACATCGATATTTCCGCCGGGGTTACTACGGCCGTTCTTCGTCGTGACGGCCACCGCACCGCCGAGCGTATTGAGCCCGAACGTCGGATTCGAGCCCGGGATGATCTGCATCGTCTGAATGGCCGCTTGCGGAATCAGATCCCAGTTGACCACATCGCCGAACGGTTCATTCACTCGCACGCCATCGAGAAAGACCGACAAGCCTTGCGGCGTTCCGAGCAAAGGAGAAGCAGTGAATCCGCGATAGAGAATGTCGGTTTGGGAAGAATTGCCTTGTGCGTCGTTGGTGTCCACGCTCGTCACATTTCTCTGCATGTAATCCGCGATGGTCGAAGTGGTGGACGTATGCTGCGATTGCAATTCACTGCCCTTGATGGTTTGGACATTAGCAGGCACCTTCTCCAGCGGAGTGCCGACGCCCACTAGCGGCGTCGTTCCGATGACTACGATGGTCGGCAACTCCGTATTCGCAGTCGATGCCGCGTCCGGCGCGCTCGCCCCTTGCGCCCATGCCGCCGCAGTCATGCTCGCGAGCGCGCCGCCGACCGCCACCTTATAGCTCGCGCGGAGCGTAAGCGAGCGCGCCTGCTTAGATGTGCAGGAATTGCTCCTCATCGTCGTCTCCTGTCATATTATTTTGTCAAGATACACGTGAGCTGTTCCGACTTTGTAAGAGTCGCATGACGCACGGTGCGCGCGCCGGGACTTTTTCCCGATCGCGCTGGGAATCTCTCCCGAAGGCGGAGGCGCGGCTCTCAACCGACAACGCAAGGACTGGAGAATGATCGAACGTTTTCGCCCTGCAACATCGAAGTATGTGTACGGCGCGCTCGTCGGACGCATTACGGATGGCAAAGAGAACCCTAACGGCAGTTCACCGCATTACGAAATTCTTGTCGATGCGGCAGGCACCCCGTATCGCGTTGCGGTCAATATCCGTTCCGTGGAAGGCAGCGAAGTGCTCGCCTACAGCAGCGACCAATATACGAACGATACGAAGCTCGGAATAACCGGGCGTATGTCGGGATCGCACGGTTTCACGCCGCTCACTACTGGCACGCAAGGCGAAGGACTCGACTATCTACGCGATAACCTTTTCCCGTTGGATCAAATGAGGCCCATCGCCGCCGATGGTAAAGGCAGCACGATGTCCGCCCTTCTCGATGGACAGATACAGCGCGCGAAGAACGATAAACAAGCGGTGGTGCTCGCTGTCGGTGACAAGTTCGACGACTACGCGACACGTGAGCCGCTCGCCTTCTCCCTTGGCCGCGGCGTGCACGACATTCATATGATGCAGGGCAACTCGGGCAAATTCGCGGACGACAACCGCATCAACGGTGACGGAGCGCTTTTTATCCGTTTCGCAGGCGGTGAGACGTTCGCCCTTTTCGTACGGTTCGCGACGCAGGCGACTGAGACCGACGAGAACGGTGATCCCTCGAAGCCTGTTTAATGCGCTCTCAACGCATCGACGATATTCATGCGCGATGCCCTGAGCGCCGGCAGAAAACCGCCTACGATGCCCATGACGAGCGAGAAGACGACGGTCTGGAATACGACGGTAGGCGTCAGCATGAAACGGAACGATAGGTCGGAGAATGTCTGGAAGTTCGTCGTGGAAAAGGAGGCGAACTGCATCAACGAAGCGCAGCACAAGCCCGCCATGCCGCCTACGAGGCCGAGCAACAGCGCCTCCAGCAAGAACGCGAGCAGCACGTCGAATCGCTTGAAGCCGAGCGCACGCAGGGTTCCAATCTCGGCCACGCGATTGGCGACCGACGCATACATCGTGATCATTGCCCCAATCATCGCGGCAATTGAAAAGATGATCGAAAGAGTGAAGCCGAGTATGTTGATGAACGTCGACAGCGCCTTCGACTGGTCGCCATAAAAGACCTGCTCGCGCTTCGCTTCGTCCGCGAGGCGTGGGTCCGTGTCGATATCGGACCTGAAGCGTTCGAGCGCGTCGCTGCGAACGAGGCGCACGACCATCGAAGAGTAGCTCGTTCGGCGAAACGACTGCATGAGTTGATCGACATCGCCCCATATCTCCGAGTCGAAGCCGCTGCCGCCTGCATCGAAGTGACCGACTACGGTCCAATCGCGTTGCGCAAAGCGCAAATGATCGCCAATGCGTGTACCGGCGAAGCCCTTCGCGATATTGCTGCCGACGATGATCTCCGACGATCCACGCCTGAACATGCGCCCCGCCGATAGCTTCACCTGCGGCCGCAATTCGACACCCATTGGCGAAACGCCGCGTATCACTACGTTGGCAGGCGTATTCGCGCCGAGCTTGATGAGAGAAATCAGCACGACAGTCTCCTTCGACGCGAGAGGCTGACCATCGCGATTCATTGCGACTGACGGATGCATTGCCATCACGTTCGCTTGCGCGCGATCGACGGAGCTCTGTATCTCCGTCTCCGCGCCCTTGCGGATCACCACCACGTTATCGCGCTCTCCCGTCGAGACGAGCGTTTTCTTCAGGCCCGCATCGAGCATCAGCACGGTGGCAAAAACGAACACGACGAGCGCGAGGCCGCTAGCGGTCAGAAGCGTCGTGAGACGGCGCGCCCATAGATTGCGTGCGACATACGTGACAGGAATAGCCATCGCCGTATGTCCTCAACCAATCGCCCGCAGGCCTTCGACGATACGCACGCGGCTAGCCTGCACCGCCGGCACGATCGCCGCCGAAAGCGCAATCACGAATGCACATGCGGCCTGCAACAGCATCGTTTGATGCGACACCTTGAAGACAGGAAACACGCCGCCCGTCGCATGCTGGAATACGACGGCGGCGGGCGGCGTGGCAAGTATGCCGATGCCGCCGCCAATGGCACATATCGCGAGCGATTCGCCGAATACAAGTGCGGAGAGAAATGCGGGGCCGAAGCCGAGTGCCTTGAGCGTCGCATACTCGACTGTACGTTCGCGCGCACTCATCGCCATGGCGTTCGCCATCACCGCCATGATAATAAGGATGACTACATAGGACACTACGCGTATTGCCGCGA
This sequence is a window from Caballeronia sp. M1242. Protein-coding genes within it:
- a CDS encoding TonB-dependent receptor, encoding MTAAAWAQGASAPDAASTANTELPTIVVIGTTPLVGVGTPLEKVPANVQTIKGSELQSQHTSTTSTIADYMQRNVTSVDTNDAQGNSSQTDILYRGFTASPLLGTPQGLSVFLDGVRVNEPFGDVVNWDLIPQAAIQTMQIIPGSNPTFGLNTLGGAVAVTTKNGRSNPGGNIDVSGGSWGRKAAQFEQGGAIGDHLDYYFTANITNDNGWAEHNSSRLRQAFGKLRYTDADTTVSVSMGGADNTLSGSQTIPRSFLDNFRQAYTYPDTNENQLGYITINAERYLSPNVELSGNVYYRHYRNKNTSSNVNDDYNPGTGGGENDIDLVQATNQQSVVLTDSYGASLQLTLLNKLFGKDNQLVLGAAGDFANTHFTQATQPAEFADTRATLGIGPFVSGTNARTRNENWGIYFENTFSFTEQWSMTLAGRYNWSKATIGDESGVQPLLDGKHTFSRFNPAIGFNWNPTSWLTAYATYNEGMRSPTAIELACADPNAPCSLPNDFIADPDLKPVISRTFEVGARGRIGNATTWSAAAYSTTLSDDIQFVSSQGASSTLGYFQNVGKTRRQGFELAGRTQWGPVSVGASYSYVDATYRSTWVEHSPSNSSADGDGNITVHSGDRIPGIPSNTVKLRVDYTPVSRWNVGSNLTYRSNFFARGDENNQDVNGSVAGYFLIDLDTTYSVTKQLQIYATVKNLLNKRYASFAILGENAFNGPNHTFSGTDTTNEQFLGVGAPRGIWVGLRYAWK
- a CDS encoding DUF2278 family protein, translating into MIERFRPATSKYVYGALVGRITDGKENPNGSSPHYEILVDAAGTPYRVAVNIRSVEGSEVLAYSSDQYTNDTKLGITGRMSGSHGFTPLTTGTQGEGLDYLRDNLFPLDQMRPIAADGKGSTMSALLDGQIQRAKNDKQAVVLAVGDKFDDYATREPLAFSLGRGVHDIHMMQGNSGKFADDNRINGDGALFIRFAGGETFALFVRFATQATETDENGDPSKPV
- a CDS encoding ABC transporter permease, whose translation is MAIPVTYVARNLWARRLTTLLTASGLALVVFVFATVLMLDAGLKKTLVSTGERDNVVVIRKGAETEIQSSVDRAQANVMAMHPSVAMNRDGQPLASKETVVLISLIKLGANTPANVVIRGVSPMGVELRPQVKLSAGRMFRRGSSEIIVGSNIAKGFAGTRIGDHLRFAQRDWTVVGHFDAGGSGFDSEIWGDVDQLMQSFRRTSYSSMVVRLVRSDALERFRSDIDTDPRLADEAKREQVFYGDQSKALSTFINILGFTLSIIFSIAAMIGAMITMYASVANRVAEIGTLRALGFKRFDVLLAFLLEALLLGLVGGMAGLCCASLMQFASFSTTNFQTFSDLSFRFMLTPTVVFQTVVFSLVMGIVGGFLPALRASRMNIVDALRAH